The nucleotide sequence GCTGATATGGCAAACTGTGGGACATGGATCTTGGTAACGCACTCGACCGTGTCGGGCCCCACTTGCGTTCGCTGCGACAACAGCGGGAGACAACGCTGGCCGACCTGTCGGAGGCAACGGGAATCTCGGTGAGCACGCTGTCCCGGCTCGAATCTGGGACACGGCGGCCGACTCTGGAACTGCTGTTACCGCTCGCGCGGGCATATGGCGTCACTCTGGACGAACTGGTCGACGCTCCCACAACAGGAGACCCTCGAATCCACATGCGCCCCATCACCCATCACGGCAAGACGATGATTCCGCTGACGCGTCGAGCGGGCGGCATTCAGGCGTACAAGCTGGTGATCCCTCCAGATGAGGGCGCGGAGCCCGTAATGCAAACCCATGAGGGTTATGAGTGGATGTACGTGCTCAACGGACGGCTGCGTGTGCTGCTCGGTGAGCATGACGTTGTGATGTCACCCGGCGAGGCTGCAGAATTCGACACGCGAGTGCCGCACTGGTTCGGCGCGGCCGGGAAAGAACCGGTTGAAATCCTCAGCCTCTTCGGCAAGCAAGGCGAGCGCGCCCATTTGCGCACCCGCCCCGCCGCCGCCACCACCGAGAATCCATCAGCGCAGGTCAACAAAACTGGGTGATTTTCGGGGGTTTCGTTGACGTGCGCAGATGGATTTGGCGTAGGGGGTCAGCCGAAGATACGGTCGAGAACAGTGCGAGCGTAGGAGGAGCCTTCGCGGTTGCTCATCCAGTTCCTGCGGTTGTGGTGCTTCTTCTCTTCTTCGGTGTGCTCCTCCTGGTATTCCTCATAGTCCGTGTCGTAATTCTCTTCGTGGTACTCGGGAATGGTCACCGGATTCGGATATACCGGGATCGTGAGGAAGTCATACGTGTCTGTGCACGAGGCCGTGAAGTAGTAGGTGTAACCGGGCTGACCTTGAATGACGGTGCTGCCGCTCTTGCTAGGGATGTCGATGTCGACGAGTTGGCTGAACGGGCTGCCATTCGAGGGATTGACGAATACCTGGCAGGTGATTTCGGTTGCATATTGGTAGTCGCTGACAACGTCGGTGAAGTAGATGGTGATGTAATGGCCATCTACCGTTGCGGCTGCGTTGCCGGAAATTATGTCGGCGTTCGCTGCGGTGCCGCCCGCGAGGATGGCGATGCTCGCGGCAGCGGCGACACTCGCAGCGGTAGCGCGTTTGATGGTGGGTGCAGGCATCAGCAGGGTTCTCCTGAGGTTTCTTCGGTGGCCAGTTGCTCTCTTTCGTCCTCTAATAATGGGCGTGGTGGGGCCCGGCGGACAGTGACCTCAGGGGTGGTTACCGCCCACCCAGAGAGCAACCGCCCAAACCGAATCCATCTGCGGAGGTCATCTAAACACGCGAAAATCACCCAGTTTCCGTGACTTGCGCTGCTGGATTTGGCTCAGGTGGGGTCGCGTTTAGCGCGGCTCGGCGCGACCCGCGGCGGCTCATTCGGCATCTTCGGGTAAACCGGCGGCCACGGCGCATCCATAAGGCCATCGGCCATGTCTCGTTCTGACATTTCGAGCAGCGGTTCAAGGGATTGCGGGGCATTCGGCTTGCCCACCCACGGGTCACCATGTGCTGCAACAAGTTCAGGGACAGTAGCCAACGTCAAGACATCCGGTTCGACAGCGTCCAGTTCTGCCCAGCTGATCGGTGTTGACACTTGCGCCCCAACCCTGGGACGCACGCACCACGCACCGAAAACAGTCTTGTGCGGGGCATTCTGGTTGAAGTCGACGAACACCCGTGAGCCGCGTTCTTCCTTCCACCACTGTGCGGTGATGAGATCGGCGTGGCGCCGCTCAAGCTCCCGCGCAAGCGCGACCGCAGCGGCACGCACCTGATAGCCGTCCCATCGGGGCTCGACGTGCACATAGATATGTAACCCACGCGAGCCGGACGTCTTGATGTAGGACTGGATTCCCATCTCCGCCAGGAGTTCACGCGTACAGACCGCTGCCTCTCGCACGTTCGCGAACGTCACGCCCGGCGAAGGGTCGAGGTCGATGCGCAGCTCGTCGGTCACCTCGGGAGTATCGGCTTGATACGGCCAGACATGAAACCCGATGCAGCCCAGATTGACTCCCCACAGGATGTGAGCGAGGTCTTTCGCGACAAGCGCGTCGGACGTCGTCCCGTTGGGTGTCGAGACGACAGTGGTCTCGAGCCAGCTCGGAGCGTTCTTCGGAACTCGCTTCTGAAAGAACGACTTACCGCCCGCACCGTCCGGATACCGTTCCATCAGCAACGGCCGGCCACCCAGTGCCACGAGCAGCGGTCCGGCGACACTTTCGTAATACAGCGCGACGTCCCGCTTGGTCCAGCCGTGCTTGGGGAAGTACACCTTGTCCGGATTCGACAGCGTGACCTCGACACCGGCAGCGTCGATGATCATGACGGCACAGCGAAAATCTCTGCGAGCTCGGCTGGCGCTACTTCGTCCAGCTGAGCGTAGGTGCACGACTCGGGTGTCCGATCTGAACGGAACCGGACGAGACGCCCGCCGTGGCGGAAACGGCCGCTTTGTACATGCTCGTATCTCACTTCCGCGACGAGTTCGGTGCGCAACGGTTCCCAGGAAAGATCCTTCCCAGCACTCCACCTGCTCTGACCACCTGGCATGCGTCCTGTAGCGGCGGCTTGCGCGTCGGCCCACTCACGCCACGGATGGTTTTCGAGGGCGCCTTCGCGCAGCGGCGCCAACTCGTCCACGAGAGAGCGTCGCCGCACCGCGGTGAAACTACTAGCGACGCCGACATGGTGCAGCGTCCCTGCATCATCAAACAGTCCGAGGAGAAGCGACCCCACTCCCTCGCCGTCCTTGTGCCAGCGGAACCCTGCTACCACGCAGTCAGCGGAACGCTCATGCTTGACCTTGATCATCGTGCGCTTGTTCTGTTCATACGGCAGCGACGCACTTTTCACCATGACACCGTCGAATCCTGCGCCTTCGAACCGAGTAAACCAGTCTTGCGCTACTGCGACGTCTGAAGTCATTGGCGTCAGGTGGATGTGAGGTCCGGTCGTGACTGCGGCGGCGAGGTGACGGCGCCGCGTATCGAACGGCTGCGTCGTCAGGTCGTCGTCACCGAGCGCAAGCATGTCGAACGCAACAAAGCTTGATGGCGTCTCTCCCGCGAGCTTCGTCACCCGAGACGCGGCGGGGTGGAGCCGGAGTTGCAGCAGATCGAAGTCGAGTCCGCGGTCCGTCACGATCACGATCTCCCCGTCGATGACGCATCGCTGCGGCACCGCATGACGCAGCACATCAACGAGTTCCGGAAAGTAGCGGGTGAGCGGCCGGTCGTTGCGTGAGCCCAGTTCGATGTCGTCACCGTCGCGAAAGACTATGCACCGGAATCCATCCCATTTAGGTTCGTAGCACAAACCGTCGGCGCGT is from Hoyosella subflava DQS3-9A1 and encodes:
- a CDS encoding helix-turn-helix domain-containing protein, which gives rise to MDLGNALDRVGPHLRSLRQQRETTLADLSEATGISVSTLSRLESGTRRPTLELLLPLARAYGVTLDELVDAPTTGDPRIHMRPITHHGKTMIPLTRRAGGIQAYKLVIPPDEGAEPVMQTHEGYEWMYVLNGRLRVLLGEHDVVMSPGEAAEFDTRVPHWFGAAGKEPVEILSLFGKQGERAHLRTRPAAATTENPSAQVNKTG
- the ligD gene encoding non-homologous end-joining DNA ligase, producing the protein MIIDAAGVEVTLSNPDKVYFPKHGWTKRDVALYYESVAGPLLVALGGRPLLMERYPDGAGGKSFFQKRVPKNAPSWLETTVVSTPNGTTSDALVAKDLAHILWGVNLGCIGFHVWPYQADTPEVTDELRIDLDPSPGVTFANVREAAVCTRELLAEMGIQSYIKTSGSRGLHIYVHVEPRWDGYQVRAAAVALARELERRHADLITAQWWKEERGSRVFVDFNQNAPHKTVFGAWCVRPRVGAQVSTPISWAELDAVEPDVLTLATVPELVAAHGDPWVGKPNAPQSLEPLLEMSERDMADGLMDAPWPPVYPKMPNEPPRVAPSRAKRDPT
- a CDS encoding ATP-dependent DNA ligase → MQLPVMPPVRPMLAKAAAELPRADGLCYEPKWDGFRCIVFRDGDDIELGSRNDRPLTRYFPELVDVLRHAVPQRCVIDGEIVIVTDRGLDFDLLQLRLHPAASRVTKLAGETPSSFVAFDMLALGDDDLTTQPFDTRRRHLAAAVTTGPHIHLTPMTSDVAVAQDWFTRFEGAGFDGVMVKSASLPYEQNKRTMIKVKHERSADCVVAGFRWHKDGEGVGSLLLGLFDDAGTLHHVGVASSFTAVRRRSLVDELAPLREGALENHPWREWADAQAAATGRMPGGQSRWSAGKDLSWEPLRTELVAEVRYEHVQSGRFRHGGRLVRFRSDRTPESCTYAQLDEVAPAELAEIFAVPS